One genomic window of Camelina sativa cultivar DH55 chromosome 5, Cs, whole genome shotgun sequence includes the following:
- the LOC104787464 gene encoding F-box/kelch-repeat protein At1g57790, producing MTYLEIKDNVRASVVCKSWYEAAVSVRVIDQSPWLMCFPQTKNTYEFYDPSNGKKYARELPKSLVGSIVRYSKDGWVLMSKEDSSDFVLFNPFSIDLVVLPDLQLWNYYQLVGFSCAPISSQCVVFTIKDYDPGHVTIRTWSPGQTMWTSMQVESQFLDVENNKVVFSNGLFYCLNRTNCLAVFDPSLRTWNVLDVLPPRCPDEESWNGVRFMVGYKGDIFVICTYENKDPLVFQLDLARGTWEKNDTLGSLTIFVSSMSCESRTYVNKGMLRNSVYFPKLSHGEKRCVAYSVHERRYHPREHNLDWGNQLSSNDFWIEPPKNVFELI from the exons ATGACTTATCTTGAAATCAAAGATAACGTAAGAGCTTCTGTTGTATGCAAATCGTGGTATGAAGCCGCAGTTTCGGTTAGGGTCATAGACCAATCACCTTGGCTCATGTGCTTCCCTCAAACCAAAAACACTTACGAGTTTTATGATCCATCAAACGGCAAGAAATATGCAAGGGAGCTTCCTAAATCATTAGTTGGCTCTATTGTTCGTTACTCTAAAGATGGTTGGGTACTTATGAGCAAAGAGGATTCATCAGACTTTGTCTTGTTCAATCCGTTTAGTATTGATCTTGTGGTCTTGCCTGATCTTCAGCTGTGGAATTATTATCAGTTAGTGGGTTTCTCTTGTGCTCCTATATCGAGTCAGTGTGTTGTGTTTACGATCAAGGATTATGATCCAGGCCATGTCACTATCCGCACTTGGAGCCCCGGTCAAACGATGTGGACTTCAATGCAGGTTGAGTCTCAATTTCTTGATGTTGAAAATAACAAAGTTGTCTTCTCAAATGGTTTGTTTTACTGTCTCAACCGAACAAACTGTCTTGCGGTTTTTGATCCGTCTTTACGCACATGGAATGTTCTTGATGTACTGCCACCTAGATGTCCTGATGAGGAGAGTTGGAATGGAGTAAGGTTCATGGTGGGTTATAAAGGAGACATATTTGTGATATGTACATATGAAAACAAGGATCCTTTGGTGTTTCAACTCGATCTTGCAAGAG GTACTTGGGAAAAGAATGATACACTTGGTAGCTTAACTATTTTTGTGAGTAGTATGTCATGTGAATCGAGAACTTATGTCAACAAGGGGATGTTAAGGAATAGCGTCTACTTCCCTAAGTTAAGTCACGGTGAGAAACGTTGTGTGGCGTATTCGGTTCATGAAAGGAGATACCACCCACGTGAGCATAATCTTGATTGGGGAAACCAGCTTTCTTCTAATGACTTTTGGATTGAGCCTCCCAAGAACGTTTTTGAGCTGATTTAA
- the LOC104787465 gene encoding E3 ubiquitin-protein ligase ORTHRUS 2-like, with protein sequence MASPDIQLPCNGDGVCMRCKSEPPPEETLPCGTCVTPWHVSCLSSPPETLASTLDWQCPDCSGGPLPVSGVAAGYGSVGSDLVAAIHAIGADASLSDEEKARKRQQLVSGKPVAEDEEEEKKMKKGKGKSDVLSTLDENLICFYCMSLLDLPVTTPCGHNVCLKCFKKWMGANKIPTCGKCRTVVPLKIARNPRINLSIVAAIRLAKDPIRADDAGTSKDRHFVSNQDRPDKAFTTERAKKTGNANASSGKIFVTIPKDHFGPIPAENDPRRNLGVLVGESWEDRQECRQWGVHFPHVSGIAGQANHGAQSVVLSGGYVDDEDNGEWFLYTGSGGRDLSGNKRTAKDQSHDQAFKKRNAALRLSCKMGYPVRVIRSHNVKSCHSVYSPMEGVRYDGVYRIEKCWRKVGKQGCYKACRYLFVRCDNEPAPWTSDEQGDRPRPIPNVPELNMAIDLFERKESPSWDFDESEGRWRWMKPPPASKKRVNKERKSLRTANSNTVRGKLLKEFRCLICRQVMTLPVTTPCAHNFCKPCLEAKFAGTTLMRERSRGGRTLRAQKNVMKCPYCPTDLSDFLPNLQVNRDVMDLIERLKNEEEENAEPEGDEGECSGTSSEEETDVVVSEEAEQPKKRIKLDTDAVITEAVVESDME encoded by the exons ATGGCTTCTCCTGACATCCAACTCCCCTGCAACGGCGACGGTGTATGCATGCGATGCAAATCCGAGCCTCCGCCTGAAGAAACTCTCCCTTGCGGCACATGCGTTACGCCTTGGCACGTGTCCTGTCTCTCTTCTCCTCCAGAAACCCTAGCGTCCACTTTGGATTGGCAGTGTCCTGATTGCTCCGGCGGTCCTCTTCCTGTTTCTGGCGTTGCGGCCGGGTACGGATCTGTTGGTTCAGATCTTGTTGCGGCCATTCACGCCATCGGGGCGGATGCGTCTTTGAGTGATGAGGAGAAGGCTAGGAAGAGGCAACAGTTAGTGAGTGGTAAACCCGTCGctgaggatgaggaagaagagaagaagatgaagaagggtAAAGGAAAAAGTGATGTGTTATCTACTCTTGATGAAAACTTGATATGTTTTTACTGTATGTCGTTACTTGACCTACCTGTGACG ACACCATGTGGGCACAACGTTTGCTTGAAATGTTTCAAGAAGTGGATGGGCGCTAATAAAATACCTACTTGTGGAAAATGCCGCACCGTTGTTCCTTTAAAAATTGCAAGAAATCCCCGTATCAACTTGTCCATCGTGGCTGCTATTCGGTTAGCAAAAGACCCTATACGTGCTGATGATGCGGGTACTTCAAAGGACCGTCATTTCGTTAGCAACCAAGACCGACCAGATAAAGCATTTACAACTGAGCGTGCAAAGAAAACAGGGAACGCAAATGCTTCAAGTGGCAAGATATTTGTTACCATACCAAAAGATCATTTTGGTCCCATACCAGCGGAAAATGATCCTCGTAGGAACCTCGGTGTCTTGGTCGGGGAGTCCTGGGAGGACCGACAGGAGTGTCGACAGTGGGGGGTGCACTTCCCACATGTCTCCGGCATTGCTGGACAAGCCAACCACGGAGCTCAGTCCGTGGTGCTTTCTGGTGGTTACGTCGATGATGAGGACAATGGGGAGTGGTTCCTATATACCGGAAG TGGGGGAAGAGATCTCAGTGGCAACAAAAGGACAGCCAAGGATCAGTCTCATGATCAAgcattcaaaaaaagaaatgcaGCTTTAAGACTTAGTTGCAAGATGGGGTATCCTGTTCGAGTTATCAG GTCTCACAATGTGAAGAGCTGTCATTCTGTATATTCCCCTATGGAAGGAGTGAGGTATGATGGAGTTTACAGGATTGAGAAGTGCTGGCGGAAAGTTGGAAAACAG GGTTGTTATAAGGCCTGTCGTTACCTATTTGTTAGATGTGACAATGAGCCAGCTCCATGGACCAG TGATGAGCAAGGAGATCGTCCAAGACCTATACCTAATGTTCCTGAACTTAATATGGCCATAGACCTgtttgagagaaaggaaagtCCATCGTGGGATTTTGAT GAAAGTGAGGGTCGTTGGAGATGGATGAAGCCTCCACCTGCTAGTAAAAAGCGGGTGAATAAGGAGAGGAAAAGTTTGAGGACCGCAAACTCGAATACCGTGAGGGGAAAACTTCTGAAAG AGTTTAGATGCCTGATCTGTCGACAAGTGATGACTCTTCCTGTGACAACCCCTTGTGCTCATAACTTCTGCAAGCCATGTTTGGAAGCTAAATTTGCTGGGACAACTctaatgagagagagaagcagaggtGGACGTACACTACGCGCCCAGAAGAATGTCATGAAATGCCCTTATTGTCCCACTGACCTTTCTGATTTTCTCCCGAACCTTCAG GTCAACAGAGATGTAATGGATTTGATAGAGAGGCTGAAGAATGAGGAAGAGGAGAACGCAGAGCCTGAAGGTGATGAAGGTGAATGCTCTGGTACCAGTTCTGAGGAAGAAACTGATGTGGTCGTGTCTGAAGAGGCTGAGCAGCCAAAGAAACGGATTAAGTTGGACACTGACGCAGTGATTACCGAGGCTGTTGTTGAATCAGACATGGAGTAG
- the LOC104789509 gene encoding putative F-box protein At5g52620, translating into MDREGNSDPIPIDIILEILSRLSTKSIAKFGLASKFCASILSRPDFRELFLTTRSSSRPRLLFAVNYSDKWRLYSSHQPQNPDENHSLIVAADFHMEVVEYMAPHNNYGPVSGLLYFPSMHFQDRDNVPVICNPSTGQYARLPQLRGESTWRSLLGYDPIGKQYKVLAISNSSDGEGNILTLGTGKMSWSMIQGRLNHYRPRSGGICINGVLYYITFGNVAKIVCFDVRYEKLSFLDADSTTRIISKTTKLIHYKGRLGMISLYCYRRPVNFELRLWILEDPQIQKWLEHHYTLPVDIVGEDEISVVGVTANGEIVLSKDYISNPFFVFYFYPERNALERVGIQGFEALVAKSRSKVYTFVDYIEDFKFI; encoded by the coding sequence ATGGATAGGGAAGGCAACTCCGATCCGATCCCGATTGACATCATTCTCGAGATACTCTCGAGATTGTCTACTAAGTCAATCGCTAAGTTTGGTCTCGCTTCCAAGTTCTGTGCGTCCATACTTAGCCGTCCAGATTTCAGAGAGTTGTTCTTGACTACTAGGTCCTCGAGTCGTCCACGTCTCTTATTCGCCGTAAATTATTCCGATAAGTGGCGCTTATACTCGTCGCATCAGCCTCAGAATCCAGATGAGAATCATTCTCTTATCGTAGCCGCTGATTTTCATATGGAGGTCGTTGAATACATGGCCCCCCATAATAATTATGGCCCTGTCTCTGGCTTGCTATATTTCCCTAGTATGCATTTCCAAGATAGAGATAATGTGCCGGTTATATGTAACCCTAGCACGGGACAGTACGCGAGATTACCTCAGCTGAGAGGTGAGAGCACTTGGAGAAGCCTTTTAGGGTATGATCCGATTGGCAAACAATACAAGGTACTGGCCATAAGCAATTCAAGTGATGGGGAAGGAAATATTCTGACATTAGGAACTGGAAAAATGTCATGGAGTATGATCCAAGGTCGATTAAACCATTATCGTCCTAGAAGTGGagggatatgcatcaatggggttttgtattacATAACTTTTGGTAACGTTGCGAaaatagtttgctttgatgttaggtatGAAAAGCTTAGCTTTCTTGACGCAGATTCTACTACAAGGATCATATCTAAGACTACTAAACTGATTCATTACAAGGGTAGATTAGGCATGATTAGTTTGTACTGCTACAGGCGACCTGTAAATTTTGAGTTGCGTTTGTGGATTCTTGAGGATCCCCAGATTCAGAAATGGTTGGAACATCATTATACTCTTCCGGTGGATATAGTTGGTGAGGACGAAATTTCGGTTGTTGGAGTGACTGCTAATGGTGAAATTGTTCTGTCCAAGGATTATATATCTAaccctttctttgttttttacttctATCCGGAAAGAAACGCTCTGGAGAGAGTTGGAATCCAAGGTTTTGAAGCTTTGGTGGCTAAAAGTCGTAGTAAAGTTTACACCTTTGTAGACTATATAGAAgattttaagtttatataa